A region from the Paraburkholderia youngii genome encodes:
- a CDS encoding carboxymuconolactone decarboxylase family protein has protein sequence MTNHAETKSKSEAQPSTARNAFGDVAPALADYTDRILFGEVWERPGLSPRERSLITVASLVALYRSNELPFHIGKALDNGVTRDELIELITHLAFYSGWPTASTALAVARQVFASRDAGVRKGD, from the coding sequence ATGACGAATCACGCAGAGACGAAATCGAAATCGGAAGCGCAGCCCAGCACGGCTCGCAATGCATTCGGCGATGTCGCACCGGCACTGGCGGACTACACCGACCGGATTCTCTTCGGCGAGGTGTGGGAGCGTCCGGGGCTGTCGCCACGCGAGCGCAGCTTGATTACGGTGGCGAGCCTTGTTGCGCTCTATCGCAGCAACGAACTGCCGTTTCATATCGGCAAGGCGCTCGATAACGGCGTTACGCGCGATGAGCTGATCGAGCTGATCACGCACCTCGCATTTTATTCGGGCTGGCCGACCGCGAGCACCGCGCTTGCGGTGGCACGGCAGGTTTTCGCAAGCCGCGACGCCGGGGTGCGTAAAGGAGACTGA
- a CDS encoding aldo/keto reductase: MDYHYLGRSALNVSPLCLGAMMFGGETDEATSARIIDKAYDQGVNFIDTADVYHAGRSEEIVGRAIAGRRDDWVVATKFGFPAASGPNRQGQSRKWIMQSVEASLKRLGTDYLDILYFHRALDDAPLEEGVRAIADLIREGKVRYFGVSNFRGWRIAEIAHLADQCGIDRPVASEPLYNLVDRSAEVEQLPAAQHYGLGVVSYSPLARGVLSGKYSQDVPPPADSRAGRGDKRIQQTEWRPESLKIARTIAEHAARRGTTSIAFALAWVLHNRLVTSTIAGPRTEAHWDSYMEALQFQLGPDDEQLVDSLVAPGHASTHGYTDPGYPVKGRRVA, encoded by the coding sequence ATGGATTACCACTATCTGGGCCGCAGCGCCCTCAATGTGTCGCCGCTATGTCTTGGCGCGATGATGTTCGGCGGCGAGACCGACGAGGCGACATCGGCGCGCATCATCGACAAGGCCTACGATCAGGGCGTCAATTTCATCGACACGGCCGACGTCTATCACGCGGGCCGCTCCGAGGAAATCGTCGGCCGTGCGATCGCGGGACGTCGCGACGACTGGGTCGTCGCGACCAAGTTCGGCTTTCCAGCCGCGTCTGGGCCGAACCGGCAGGGGCAGTCGCGCAAGTGGATCATGCAGTCGGTCGAGGCGAGCCTGAAGCGGCTCGGCACCGACTATCTCGACATCCTGTACTTTCACCGCGCGCTCGACGATGCACCACTCGAAGAGGGCGTGCGCGCGATCGCGGATTTGATCCGCGAGGGCAAGGTTCGTTATTTCGGCGTGTCGAATTTTCGCGGCTGGCGCATCGCCGAGATCGCACATCTGGCCGATCAATGCGGGATCGACAGGCCCGTCGCGAGCGAGCCGCTGTACAACCTGGTCGACCGCAGCGCCGAAGTCGAGCAATTACCGGCCGCGCAACACTACGGGCTCGGCGTCGTATCGTATAGCCCGCTCGCGCGCGGCGTGCTCAGCGGCAAATACTCGCAAGATGTGCCGCCGCCTGCCGACTCGCGCGCCGGCCGCGGCGACAAGCGCATCCAGCAAACGGAGTGGCGTCCCGAGTCGCTGAAGATCGCGCGGACCATCGCCGAACATGCGGCACGGCGCGGCACGACGTCGATAGCGTTTGCGCTGGCATGGGTGCTGCACAACCGCCTCGTCACCAGCACGATTGCCGGGCCGCGTACCGAGGCGCACTGGGACAGCTACATGGAAGCTTTGCAATTTCAACTCGGTCCCGACGATGAACAACTCGTCGACAGTCTGGTTGCGCCGGGGCATGCATCCACGCATGGTTATACGGACCCCGGCTATCCGGTCAAAGGGCGGCGCGTTGCGTGA
- a CDS encoding LysR family transcriptional regulator, with amino-acid sequence MSGIAVVNPRRLDLNLLVTLDVLLEEHNVTRAAERLNFSQPSVSVHLAKLRDVFGDPLLLPGPRGMRPTAKAQALREPLREALETLQRAVAPTSPFDPAAATQTWRIAATDYAESTIILPMLAGLRAAAPGTRLAIVEAVPPRLARQAEQGDIDIGFHTSEGAPEGLRRRVLFAERYVLVGRAGHPKLKRRPTLAQFCKLEHVIVSPDGGGFFGVTDETLAKLGLARKVVLSVPHFLFMQSVLASTDLVGMLPARLVRGSDTLRMVEPPVEVPGYEMAMLWHERVHRDPAHQWLREFIAASV; translated from the coding sequence ATGTCAGGTATTGCCGTGGTTAATCCCAGAAGACTCGACCTGAACCTGCTGGTCACGCTCGATGTGCTGCTCGAAGAGCACAACGTGACTCGCGCCGCCGAACGGCTGAACTTCTCGCAGCCGTCGGTCAGCGTGCATCTGGCGAAACTGCGCGACGTATTCGGCGATCCGCTGCTATTGCCCGGACCGCGCGGCATGCGGCCCACCGCGAAAGCGCAGGCACTGCGCGAGCCGCTACGCGAAGCGCTCGAAACACTGCAGCGCGCGGTCGCGCCAACCAGCCCGTTCGATCCGGCCGCGGCGACGCAAACCTGGCGCATCGCCGCAACGGACTACGCGGAGTCGACGATCATCCTGCCGATGCTGGCGGGCTTGCGCGCGGCGGCACCCGGCACGCGTCTCGCGATCGTCGAGGCGGTGCCGCCGCGGCTCGCTCGCCAGGCCGAACAGGGCGACATCGATATCGGCTTTCATACCAGCGAAGGCGCGCCCGAAGGCTTGCGCCGTCGCGTGCTGTTTGCCGAGCGCTACGTGCTGGTCGGCCGCGCGGGTCATCCGAAGCTGAAGCGCCGGCCCACTCTGGCGCAGTTCTGCAAGCTCGAACACGTGATCGTATCGCCCGATGGCGGCGGCTTTTTCGGCGTCACCGACGAGACACTCGCTAAGCTGGGGCTCGCGCGCAAGGTCGTGCTGTCGGTGCCGCACTTTCTGTTCATGCAGTCGGTGCTCGCGAGCACCGATCTCGTGGGGATGCTGCCCGCGCGTCTCGTGCGCGGCTCGGACACATTGCGGATGGTCGAGCCGCCGGTCGAGGTGCCGGGCTACGAGATGGCGATGCTCTGGCATGAGCGTGTGCATCGCGATCCCGCGCATCAATGGTTGCGCGAGTTTATTGCGGCGTCGGTGTGA
- a CDS encoding NAD(P)H-dependent oxidoreductase, protein MNVLIIYAHPEPKSLNGSLKDFAVRHLERAGHTVQVSDLYAMNWKASLDAHDTSERHSAERFFASLESKHAFENGLQREDIAREQDKLKWADAVILQFPLWWFSMPAIMKGWVERVYAYGLAYGVGEHSDARWGERYGEGRFAGKRAMLVVTTGGWESHYSARGINGPIDDVLFPIQHGVLYYPGFDVLPPFVVYRTSRVDDAKYAEVSAALGRRLDTLWTSAPIAFRPQNGGAYEIPALTLRDDLAPGQVGFAVHVEDVGAASASQANQAAEA, encoded by the coding sequence ATGAACGTTCTTATCATCTATGCGCATCCCGAACCGAAATCGTTGAACGGTTCGCTGAAGGACTTCGCAGTCCGTCATCTCGAGCGGGCCGGCCATACGGTGCAGGTGTCCGATCTGTACGCGATGAACTGGAAAGCGTCGCTCGATGCACACGACACCAGCGAGCGTCATAGCGCCGAGCGCTTTTTCGCGTCGCTCGAATCGAAGCATGCGTTCGAGAACGGCTTGCAGCGCGAGGACATCGCGCGCGAGCAGGACAAACTGAAGTGGGCCGATGCGGTGATCCTGCAGTTTCCGCTGTGGTGGTTCTCGATGCCGGCGATCATGAAGGGCTGGGTGGAGCGCGTCTATGCGTACGGTCTTGCGTACGGCGTCGGCGAACATTCCGATGCGCGCTGGGGCGAGCGTTACGGCGAGGGCCGTTTCGCGGGCAAGCGCGCGATGCTGGTCGTCACGACGGGCGGGTGGGAGTCGCACTACAGCGCGCGTGGCATCAACGGTCCGATCGACGACGTGCTGTTCCCGATCCAGCACGGCGTGCTGTATTACCCGGGCTTCGACGTATTGCCGCCGTTCGTCGTCTATCGCACGAGCCGTGTCGACGACGCGAAGTATGCCGAGGTCAGCGCGGCGCTCGGGCGACGGCTCGACACGCTGTGGACGAGCGCGCCGATCGCGTTCCGGCCGCAAAACGGCGGTGCGTATGAGATTCCGGCGCTCACATTGCGGGACGATCTGGCGCCGGGGCAGGTTGGGTTTGCCGTGCACGTCGAAGATGTCGGCGCGGCGAGCGCATCGCAAGCGAACCAAGCGGCTGAAGCCTGA
- a CDS encoding alpha/beta hydrolase encodes MNPVRRFWLILMLIASPAWAFQSRVVTIPSAAMHRTFDATVVLPDQYARGNQAARFPVVYVLHGSGGDYTDWTANSHIGKLADRYHVILVMPDGGRDSWYIDSPVDPRSRYETYVGTEVVGYIDSHFRTIATRQARAITGLSMGGFGALRIALDMPDAFGAAGSISGAVDPRSSEDEPGIARVFGDPSQHADFWDSEAIVASAEDFGRDHIALTIDCGMNDSLVQSNRLLHERLVELGVPHDYAERPGGHTWKYWSNAVKYQVLFFAGTFRQAAREVRDARAAAAA; translated from the coding sequence ATGAATCCAGTTCGTAGGTTCTGGCTCATTTTGATGCTGATCGCATCGCCGGCGTGGGCGTTCCAGTCGCGCGTCGTCACGATCCCGAGCGCGGCGATGCATCGTACGTTCGACGCCACCGTCGTGCTGCCCGATCAGTACGCGCGCGGCAACCAGGCCGCGCGCTTTCCGGTCGTCTATGTGCTGCACGGCTCAGGCGGCGACTACACGGACTGGACCGCGAATTCGCATATCGGCAAGCTCGCCGATCGCTATCACGTGATCCTCGTGATGCCCGACGGCGGCCGCGATAGCTGGTACATCGATAGTCCCGTCGATCCGCGCAGTCGCTATGAAACCTACGTGGGCACCGAAGTGGTGGGCTATATCGACAGCCATTTCCGCACGATCGCGACGAGGCAGGCGCGCGCGATCACGGGCTTGAGCATGGGTGGATTCGGCGCGCTACGCATCGCGCTCGACATGCCCGATGCGTTCGGCGCGGCGGGCAGCATCAGCGGTGCGGTGGACCCGCGCAGCAGCGAGGACGAGCCCGGCATCGCACGGGTGTTCGGCGACCCATCCCAACATGCGGACTTCTGGGATAGCGAAGCGATCGTCGCCAGCGCGGAGGATTTCGGCCGCGACCATATCGCACTGACGATCGATTGCGGCATGAACGACTCGCTCGTGCAGTCGAACCGTCTGCTGCACGAGCGGCTCGTCGAACTCGGCGTGCCGCACGATTACGCGGAGCGGCCCGGCGGCCATACATGGAAGTACTGGTCGAACGCGGTCAAATACCAGGTGCTGTTCTTTGCCGGCACGTTCAGGCAGGCGGCGCGCGAAGTGCGTGACGCACGCGCCGCGGCCGCGGCTTGA
- a CDS encoding aspartate carbamoyltransferase, translating into MSVPQQAFLRDAMRRLNMTRDTFANRIGVSRRALDTWLLPDDSQESRAMPEIVERFVSEIVANTEPGEGYTQSVDSQSLASQMLFEGKPQLLSVDQFSRDSVEALFRVADIMQPIARRRKISRVLEGAVLGNLFFEASTRTRVSFGAAFCRLGGSVCDTTGFTFSSMAKGESIYDTSRVMSGYVDALVIRHPEQGSVAEFARATNVPVINGGDGPGEHPSQALLDLYTIQREFSRLGKIVDGAHIALVGDLKYGRTVHSLVKLLALYRGIKFTLISPPMLEMPGYIVEQISRNGHVIEQTHDLRTGLRGADVVYATRIQKERFADESFEGYTPDFQINQALVDSVCGADTLIMHPLPRDSRPGANDLSTDLNHDSRLAIFRQTDNGIPVRMAIFAVLLGVDKQVQHSMRDATWRPPVYLGPDDAVFHGID; encoded by the coding sequence ATGAGCGTTCCGCAACAAGCCTTCCTACGCGATGCGATGCGTCGCCTGAACATGACGCGCGATACGTTCGCTAACCGCATCGGCGTGTCGCGCCGGGCGCTGGATACGTGGCTGCTGCCGGACGACTCGCAGGAATCGCGGGCGATGCCGGAAATCGTCGAGCGCTTCGTGTCGGAGATCGTCGCCAATACGGAGCCGGGCGAAGGATATACGCAAAGCGTAGACTCGCAATCGCTTGCAAGCCAGATGCTGTTCGAGGGCAAGCCGCAGTTGCTGTCGGTCGATCAGTTTTCGCGCGACTCGGTCGAGGCGCTCTTTCGCGTCGCCGACATCATGCAGCCGATCGCGCGGCGCCGCAAAATCTCGCGCGTGCTCGAAGGCGCGGTGCTCGGCAATCTGTTCTTCGAGGCGAGCACCCGTACCCGCGTGAGCTTCGGCGCGGCGTTCTGCCGGCTCGGCGGCTCGGTGTGCGACACCACCGGCTTCACGTTTTCTTCGATGGCGAAGGGCGAATCGATCTACGACACGAGCCGCGTGATGAGCGGCTATGTCGACGCGCTGGTGATCCGCCACCCGGAGCAAGGCTCGGTCGCCGAATTCGCGCGCGCGACCAACGTGCCGGTGATCAACGGCGGCGACGGTCCCGGCGAGCATCCGAGCCAGGCGCTGCTCGATCTGTACACGATCCAGCGTGAGTTCTCGCGCCTGGGCAAGATCGTCGACGGCGCGCATATCGCGCTGGTCGGCGACCTCAAGTACGGACGTACCGTGCATTCGCTCGTGAAGCTGCTGGCGCTGTATCGCGGCATCAAGTTCACGCTGATTTCGCCGCCGATGCTCGAAATGCCGGGCTATATCGTCGAGCAGATTTCGCGCAATGGTCACGTGATCGAACAGACGCATGACCTGCGCACCGGTCTGCGCGGCGCCGACGTCGTGTATGCGACGCGCATCCAGAAGGAGCGCTTCGCCGACGAATCGTTCGAAGGCTACACGCCCGACTTCCAGATCAACCAGGCGCTCGTCGATAGCGTGTGCGGCGCCGACACGCTGATCATGCATCCGCTGCCGCGCGACAGCCGCCCCGGCGCGAACGATCTGAGCACCGACCTCAACCACGATTCACGGCTCGCGATTTTCCGGCAGACCGACAACGGCATTCCGGTGCGAATGGCGATTTTCGCGGTACTGCTCGGCGTTGACAAACAGGTCCAGCATTCGATGCGCGATGCCACATGGCGCCCGCCCGTCTACCTGGGACCGGACGACGCGGTATTTCACGGAATCGATTGA
- the dapA gene encoding 4-hydroxy-tetrahydrodipicolinate synthase, protein MSDFSGIWIPLITPFADGAVDHAALRALVRRYADTGVAGLVALGTTGEPATLDAAEQDAVLATILDAAQADADATDATDAQRRPLPVLVGVSGNHTASMLARIEQLNPLPIAGVLIAAPYYTRPAQDGIVAHFSALADASAHPVVLYDIPQRTGVWLELDTLLTLAAHPRIQAIKDCAGSLDTTLALIRDGRLQVLAGNDLEVFSTVCAGGSGAIAASAHWRPERFVALYRALTEGKLDEGRRIFHALVPQIQFAFAEPNPAPMKALLAATGWVRNELRLPMTRASAALTERLAALGETLPR, encoded by the coding sequence ATGTCTGATTTCTCGGGTATCTGGATTCCGCTGATTACGCCGTTCGCCGACGGCGCCGTCGATCACGCCGCGTTGCGCGCGCTGGTGCGCCGCTATGCGGACACTGGCGTGGCTGGGCTCGTCGCGCTCGGCACGACCGGCGAGCCCGCCACGCTCGACGCCGCCGAACAGGACGCCGTGCTCGCGACGATTCTCGACGCCGCGCAGGCCGACGCCGACGCCACCGACGCCACCGACGCGCAGCGGCGTCCGTTGCCTGTGCTGGTCGGCGTCTCGGGCAATCACACGGCGAGCATGCTCGCGCGGATAGAGCAGTTGAATCCGTTGCCGATTGCCGGCGTGCTGATCGCCGCGCCGTATTACACGCGGCCCGCGCAGGACGGCATCGTCGCGCATTTCAGCGCGCTGGCCGACGCGAGCGCGCATCCGGTCGTGCTCTACGACATTCCGCAGCGCACCGGCGTGTGGCTCGAACTCGACACGCTGCTGACGCTCGCCGCGCATCCGCGAATTCAGGCGATCAAGGATTGCGCCGGTTCGCTCGACACGACGCTCGCGCTGATTCGCGACGGCCGTCTGCAGGTGCTCGCGGGCAACGACCTCGAGGTCTTCTCGACGGTGTGCGCGGGTGGCAGTGGAGCGATCGCGGCATCCGCGCATTGGCGGCCCGAGCGCTTCGTCGCGCTGTACCGCGCGTTGACGGAGGGCAAGCTCGACGAAGGACGGCGCATTTTTCACGCGCTCGTGCCGCAGATCCAGTTCGCGTTCGCGGAACCGAATCCCGCGCCGATGAAGGCGCTGCTCGCGGCGACGGGGTGGGTGCGCAACGAACTGCGCTTGCCGATGACGCGCGCGAGCGCGGCGTTGACCGAACGGCTCGCGGCGTTGGGAGAGACGCTGCCTAGATAG
- a CDS encoding putative bifunctional diguanylate cyclase/phosphodiesterase, with protein sequence MQSSYNLWLVAISFAVATLASYTALDLTGRIFLLASARRRHAWRLGGAFALGVGIWSMHFVAMLAFSLPIPLGYDIAMTACSLALAIGASYLALFLTTQQRLTPARLLAGGVVMGIGIAGMHYTGMAALRMAPAIHYQPVWFAASIAIAIGASSAALWMARALSNEHERHIARKRLAAALVMGVAISGMHYTAMGAADFAPGAICGAANDMDAQWLATAVILLTFAVLIVTLMLSRFDVRTTFLLGAVSKLNGQIVRLATLDVLTGLPNRATLTERIERAISVARRQRSSFAVLFMDLDGFKTINDSLGHSAGDAVLSAFAQRLQQCVRSSDTVARLGGDEFVVLAEHLTCGEDAAALADGVLERMRQGTWSDEQPLQVMPSIGIALYPRDGESVETLLQHADAAMYEAKRAGRGTYRFFERSMNEAATRTLQIQQVLHDAFANERFSLLFQPKFQHGGDALAGAEALIRLHDPELGALTPAEFIPVAERSGQIVQIGYWVVRETCRRIRGWIEQGLPAMKVAINLSPRQLLQPDLVETIQEIVRNEGVACEQIMFEITESVAMQDAARTVEVIRAFQASGFDISIDDFGTGYSSLAYLQRFQVKQLKIDRFFTHGLDANGAAGSAIVSAIIALAHSLEMDVVAEGVETQSQLDKLRSMMCDEMQGYLLGKPVSADDFGAMLRSRTMGASGVAI encoded by the coding sequence ATGCAGAGTTCCTACAATTTATGGCTCGTGGCGATTTCGTTCGCGGTCGCCACACTCGCGTCGTACACCGCGCTCGATCTGACGGGCCGCATCTTCCTGCTCGCCTCGGCGCGCCGGCGGCATGCCTGGCGGCTCGGCGGCGCGTTCGCGCTCGGCGTCGGCATCTGGTCGATGCACTTCGTCGCGATGCTCGCGTTCTCGCTGCCGATCCCGCTCGGCTACGACATCGCGATGACCGCCTGTTCGCTGGCGCTCGCGATCGGCGCTTCGTATCTGGCGCTCTTCCTGACGACCCAGCAACGCCTGACGCCTGCCCGGCTGCTGGCGGGCGGCGTGGTGATGGGAATCGGTATCGCCGGCATGCACTACACCGGGATGGCGGCGCTGCGCATGGCGCCCGCCATCCACTATCAGCCTGTATGGTTCGCGGCCTCGATCGCGATCGCGATCGGCGCATCGAGCGCCGCGCTGTGGATGGCGCGCGCGCTCAGCAATGAACACGAGCGTCATATCGCGCGCAAACGTCTGGCCGCGGCGCTGGTGATGGGCGTCGCGATCAGCGGCATGCACTATACGGCGATGGGCGCCGCGGATTTCGCGCCCGGTGCGATCTGCGGCGCGGCCAACGACATGGACGCGCAATGGCTCGCCACCGCGGTGATCCTGCTCACGTTCGCGGTGCTGATCGTCACGCTGATGCTGTCGCGCTTCGACGTGCGCACCACCTTCCTGCTCGGCGCGGTGTCGAAGCTGAACGGCCAGATCGTGCGGCTCGCGACGCTTGACGTGCTGACGGGCCTGCCGAACCGCGCGACACTGACCGAGCGGATCGAGCGCGCGATTAGCGTCGCGCGCCGCCAGCGCTCGTCGTTCGCGGTGCTGTTCATGGATCTCGACGGCTTCAAGACGATCAACGATTCGCTCGGTCACTCGGCCGGCGACGCGGTGCTGTCCGCCTTCGCGCAACGTCTGCAGCAATGCGTGCGTTCGAGCGACACCGTCGCGCGGCTCGGCGGCGACGAGTTCGTCGTGCTCGCGGAACATCTTACCTGCGGCGAAGACGCGGCCGCGCTCGCCGACGGCGTGCTCGAGCGGATGCGCCAGGGCACGTGGAGCGACGAACAACCGCTGCAGGTGATGCCAAGCATCGGCATTGCGCTCTATCCGCGCGATGGCGAGAGCGTCGAGACGCTGCTCCAGCACGCGGACGCCGCGATGTACGAAGCGAAGCGCGCCGGCCGCGGCACCTACCGCTTCTTCGAGCGCAGCATGAACGAGGCCGCCACGCGCACGCTGCAGATCCAGCAAGTGCTGCACGACGCCTTCGCGAACGAGCGTTTTTCGCTGCTGTTCCAGCCGAAGTTTCAGCACGGCGGCGACGCGCTCGCGGGCGCCGAGGCGCTGATCCGCCTGCACGATCCGGAGCTGGGCGCGCTGACGCCGGCCGAATTCATCCCGGTCGCCGAGCGCTCCGGGCAGATCGTGCAGATCGGCTACTGGGTCGTGCGCGAGACCTGCCGGCGCATTCGCGGCTGGATCGAACAGGGCCTGCCGGCGATGAAGGTGGCGATCAATCTGTCGCCGCGTCAGTTGCTGCAGCCGGACCTCGTCGAGACGATCCAGGAGATCGTCAGGAACGAGGGTGTCGCCTGCGAGCAGATCATGTTCGAGATCACCGAGAGCGTCGCGATGCAGGACGCCGCGCGCACCGTCGAAGTGATCCGCGCGTTTCAGGCGAGCGGCTTCGACATCTCGATCGACGACTTCGGCACCGGCTATTCGAGCCTCGCCTATCTGCAGCGCTTTCAGGTGAAGCAGCTGAAGATCGACCGCTTCTTCACCCACGGTCTCGACGCGAACGGCGCGGCGGGCAGCGCGATCGTGTCGGCGATCATCGCGCTCGCGCACTCACTCGAAATGGACGTGGTCGCCGAGGGCGTCGAGACTCAATCGCAGCTCGACAAGCTGCGCTCGATGATGTGCGACGAAATGCAGGGCTACCTGCTCGGCAAGCCAGTCAGCGCCGACGACTTCGGCGCCATGCTACGCAGCAGAACGATGGGCGCGAGCGGAGTGGCTATCTAG
- a CDS encoding rhodanese-like domain-containing protein, whose protein sequence is MTHDNLTTAPNAVTAIPAADSAAAIAHFHASLRFETDCADVHAALASGAPGFVLLDVRSPALFAQGHVPGALNLPHGKIVATKLAAYAPDTLFVTYCAGPHCNGAARGALRLARLGRPVKLMAGGVTGWLDEGFALSRQDANPSSDPRSAA, encoded by the coding sequence ATGACTCACGACAACCTCACCACCGCTCCGAACGCCGTCACCGCGATTCCCGCCGCCGACAGCGCCGCCGCGATCGCACACTTCCACGCGTCGCTGCGCTTCGAAACCGATTGCGCCGACGTCCACGCCGCGCTCGCGAGCGGCGCGCCCGGCTTCGTGCTGCTCGACGTGCGTAGTCCCGCGCTGTTCGCGCAGGGCCACGTGCCAGGCGCGCTGAATCTGCCGCACGGCAAGATCGTCGCGACGAAGCTCGCGGCCTATGCGCCGGACACGCTGTTCGTCACCTACTGCGCGGGCCCGCACTGCAACGGCGCGGCGCGCGGCGCACTGCGGCTCGCCCGGCTTGGGCGGCCCGTCAAGCTGATGGCGGGCGGCGTCACCGGCTGGCTCGACGAGGGCTTCGCGCTCAGCCGTCAGGACGCCAATCCGTCGTCCGACCCGCGCTCCGCCGCATAG
- the ftrA gene encoding transcriptional regulator FtrA, with protein sequence MHNHLVVALAYDRLCTFEFGCVTELFALERPELGVPWYRFAVCAGEPGPIRAAGGITLAAPYTLKLLASADTIVIPGWRDADEVPPAALLRRLRAAYERGARLCSICSGVFVLAAAGVLDGKTVTTHWRYADKLQQRYPQLRVRADALYVDEGQVITSAGSAAGLDMLLHLVRRDHGSAVANRVAQRLVVPPHREGGQAQFVPRPMPHDESGRIAKLMDWMRGHAAEPHTLSSLAGRAAMSTRTLQRQFRDATGTAPYEWLVRERVALARELLEAATPLPMARVAELAGFGSEESLRRHFRRIALTSPGAYRRRFSGEG encoded by the coding sequence ATGCACAATCATCTCGTCGTCGCGCTGGCCTACGACCGGCTCTGCACCTTCGAATTCGGTTGCGTGACGGAACTGTTCGCGCTCGAGCGTCCCGAGCTCGGCGTGCCGTGGTATCGCTTCGCGGTCTGCGCGGGCGAGCCCGGTCCCATCCGTGCGGCGGGCGGCATCACGCTGGCCGCGCCGTACACGCTGAAGCTGCTCGCGAGCGCCGACACGATCGTGATTCCGGGTTGGCGCGATGCCGACGAAGTGCCGCCGGCCGCGCTGCTGCGCAGGCTCCGCGCGGCCTACGAGCGCGGTGCGCGGCTGTGCTCGATCTGCTCGGGGGTGTTCGTGCTCGCGGCGGCCGGCGTGCTCGACGGCAAGACCGTGACGACCCACTGGCGCTACGCGGACAAGTTGCAGCAGCGCTATCCGCAACTGCGCGTGCGGGCCGACGCGCTGTATGTCGATGAAGGGCAGGTGATCACGTCGGCGGGATCGGCGGCCGGGCTCGACATGCTGCTGCATCTGGTGCGGCGCGATCATGGCAGCGCGGTCGCGAATCGGGTCGCGCAACGGCTCGTAGTGCCGCCGCATCGCGAGGGTGGCCAGGCGCAGTTCGTGCCGCGTCCGATGCCGCACGACGAAAGCGGACGCATCGCGAAGCTGATGGACTGGATGCGCGGCCATGCGGCCGAGCCGCATACGCTGAGTTCGCTGGCCGGGCGGGCGGCAATGAGCACGCGCACGCTGCAACGGCAGTTCCGCGACGCGACCGGCACGGCGCCCTATGAATGGCTCGTCAGGGAGCGCGTCGCGCTTGCCCGTGAGTTGCTCGAAGCCGCCACGCCGCTGCCGATGGCGCGCGTCGCCGAGCTGGCGGGGTTCGGCTCGGAGGAGTCGTTGCGGCGGCATTTTCGGCGGATCGCGTTGACGAGTCCCGGGGCGTATCGGCGCAGGTTTAGCGGGGAGGGGTGA